In the genome of Nonlabens sp. MB-3u-79, one region contains:
- the mraY gene encoding phospho-N-acetylmuramoyl-pentapeptide-transferase, giving the protein MLYYLFKYLEEEFNMPGASLFGFITFRAAIAFVLSLAFSTIYGKRIINFLQKQQVGETVRDLGLEGQAQKAGTPTMGGIIIILATLIPAFLLCQIDNIYVVMLIITTIWMGLIGFTDDYIKIFKKDKGGLKGVFKVIGQVGLGAIIGSIMFFHDGITIKEKIVHTTNKQELVSQNIPVEFGAAEKSTKTTIPFVKDNEFDYASLIDWIDPSLANWAWLVFIPIVIIIVTAVSNGANLTDGIDGLAAGTSVIVVITLALFAWISGNIIFSNYLNVMYIPNSGEMVVFVTAFAGALVGFLWYNTFPAQVFMGDTGSLTIGGIIAVLAIATRKELLIPILCGIFLMENLSVVMQVSWFKYTKNKHGEGRRIFLMSPLHHHYQKRGIHESKIVVRFWIVGILLAIISIVTLKVR; this is encoded by the coding sequence ATGCTATACTATTTATTCAAATATCTAGAAGAAGAATTTAATATGCCGGGCGCATCGCTTTTTGGGTTTATCACCTTTAGAGCGGCTATTGCATTTGTTCTTTCGCTAGCTTTTTCTACTATTTATGGTAAGCGCATCATTAACTTTTTACAAAAACAGCAGGTAGGGGAAACCGTACGCGACTTAGGTCTGGAAGGACAAGCGCAAAAAGCTGGCACGCCTACAATGGGCGGGATCATCATCATTTTGGCAACCTTGATTCCAGCATTTCTTTTATGTCAGATAGATAATATTTACGTAGTCATGTTGATCATCACCACGATCTGGATGGGATTGATAGGTTTTACGGACGATTATATCAAGATTTTCAAAAAAGATAAAGGTGGTTTAAAAGGTGTTTTCAAGGTGATAGGCCAGGTGGGGTTAGGCGCTATTATTGGTTCTATCATGTTTTTCCACGATGGGATAACGATTAAAGAAAAAATTGTACATACTACAAATAAACAAGAACTCGTATCTCAAAATATTCCAGTGGAATTTGGTGCTGCAGAAAAGTCTACTAAAACAACCATCCCTTTTGTAAAGGATAATGAGTTTGATTATGCAAGTTTGATTGATTGGATCGACCCTAGTCTTGCCAATTGGGCATGGTTGGTATTTATACCTATCGTAATTATCATCGTAACAGCTGTTTCAAACGGTGCAAACCTCACTGATGGAATTGATGGGCTCGCCGCAGGAACTAGTGTTATAGTAGTCATTACTCTAGCATTATTTGCATGGATTTCTGGGAATATTATTTTCTCCAATTATCTCAACGTGATGTACATACCTAACTCTGGGGAGATGGTGGTTTTTGTCACCGCATTTGCCGGGGCACTAGTTGGTTTTCTATGGTATAACACCTTTCCAGCCCAAGTTTTTATGGGGGATACAGGAAGTCTTACTATCGGAGGTATCATCGCCGTGCTGGCCATTGCGACTAGAAAGGAATTATTGATCCCTATTCTTTGCGGTATTTTCTTAATGGAAAACCTTTCTGTAGTGATGCAGGTAAGTTGGTTCAAATACACTAAAAATAAACATGGAGAAGGAAGAAGAATTTTTCTCATGTCTCCATTACACCATCATTATCAAAAACGAGGTATTCATGAAAGCAAGATCGTTGTACGGTTTTGGATCGTGGGAATATTGCTCGCCATTATCAGTATTGTAACCCTAAAAGTACGTTAA
- the murD gene encoding UDP-N-acetylmuramoyl-L-alanine--D-glutamate ligase gives MSLSHPYNSNQRLVVLGGGISGMGAAVLGVQEGYDVFLSDAGVLVPAFAKALQEQAISYESGGHTMEKILNASLVVKSPGIPDNAPLIVAIKAKGIEVVSEIEFAARFTDECIIAITGSNGKTTVTSLMDHILNVAQLDHTTGGNIGESFAQQVSEGKSANRLLEVSSFQLDGINTFKPHIAIILNITPDHLDRYDYKFENYVASKMRIAMNQDENDYLIYNADDKAITDSIKQLDIKAQLIPFSMERKLETGAYLHNHQIHINTHNSLFTMPIEQLSIKGKHNTANAMAASTASKLLQIRKETIRQSLTSFEGVEHRLENVLKINKVQYINDSKATNVNATYYALDSMEQPTVWIVGGVDKGNDYSDLYSLVNRKVKAIVCLGEDNSKIVEAFGNCVEQMVETSNMEDAVRVAYKLAQAGDTVLLSPACASFDLFKNYEDRGRQFKNAVRGL, from the coding sequence ATGAGTCTGTCGCATCCATATAATAGCAATCAACGTCTTGTCGTCCTCGGAGGAGGGATTAGTGGCATGGGCGCAGCTGTGTTAGGGGTTCAAGAAGGCTATGATGTTTTTTTAAGTGATGCAGGTGTTTTAGTTCCCGCTTTCGCGAAAGCCTTACAAGAACAAGCTATTTCCTATGAATCAGGAGGTCATACGATGGAGAAAATTCTCAATGCTTCCTTAGTAGTAAAAAGCCCAGGGATTCCAGATAACGCGCCATTGATTGTAGCGATTAAAGCCAAAGGGATTGAGGTGGTATCAGAAATTGAATTTGCCGCTCGTTTCACCGATGAATGCATTATCGCGATAACAGGCTCTAACGGAAAAACAACGGTAACTAGTTTAATGGATCACATCCTTAACGTGGCCCAACTCGATCACACCACCGGCGGAAACATTGGGGAGAGTTTTGCACAACAAGTGTCGGAAGGTAAATCGGCAAACAGATTGTTAGAAGTAAGCAGTTTTCAATTGGACGGCATCAATACGTTTAAACCGCATATAGCCATTATTTTAAATATCACTCCAGATCATTTGGATCGATACGATTACAAATTTGAGAATTACGTAGCCAGTAAAATGCGTATCGCGATGAATCAAGATGAGAACGATTACCTCATTTATAATGCAGACGATAAAGCCATTACCGACTCCATAAAACAATTAGATATAAAAGCACAGCTCATTCCTTTTTCTATGGAAAGGAAACTAGAAACAGGAGCTTATTTACATAACCATCAGATTCATATTAACACCCATAACTCATTATTTACTATGCCTATAGAGCAATTGTCAATTAAAGGAAAGCACAACACTGCAAACGCAATGGCTGCTTCTACCGCTTCAAAACTTCTACAAATAAGAAAGGAGACCATCAGACAAAGTCTTACTTCTTTTGAAGGAGTGGAACACCGTCTAGAAAATGTATTAAAAATTAATAAAGTTCAATACATCAACGATTCAAAAGCAACTAATGTAAACGCAACTTATTATGCGCTGGACAGCATGGAGCAACCTACCGTATGGATTGTCGGAGGTGTGGATAAAGGAAACGATTACTCTGATTTATACAGTCTGGTAAATCGAAAGGTTAAAGCTATAGTATGTCTCGGAGAGGATAATTCTAAGATCGTAGAGGCTTTTGGAAATTGTGTAGAGCAAATGGTAGAAACTAGTAACATGGAAGATGCCGTAAGAGTAGCGTATAAGCTCGCTCAAGCAGGTGATACGGTCTTGTTAAGTCCGGCATGTGCCAGTTTTGATCTTTTTAAGAACTATGAAGACCGTGGTCGCCAATTTAAAAACGCAGTAAGAGGATTGTAA